A region from the Aphis gossypii isolate Hap1 chromosome 1, ASM2018417v2, whole genome shotgun sequence genome encodes:
- the LOC114127270 gene encoding tetratricopeptide repeat protein 30A: protein MSKIADGNYTTVIYTLIKEKQYNDVIEIINNMSDNNRNTRPGLSLLAYCYYYTDDFQNASTIYEQLAALWPQEVDYKLQHAQSLYSAGRYEDALRAANGITASGYENKVRKLTAAIRYGMEDIAGARSLLETNSGLNDDPDTDINYGCLLYKENRYEEALQKFLNSQTMLGYRPHLSYSVALCYYKLKDFTSSLKHIGDIIDRGIREHPELGIGMTTEGIEVRSVGNTLTLHESALVEAFNLKAAIQFEKNDIDSAREAMTDMPPRWEEELDSVTLHNQALCSMDMSPTQGFHKLQFLMQQSTYPQETLQNLLILYCKHGYHDLASDVISTYSPVKDKYLSNYIREFVDAVIAQQTSPDEAYRKLDNMANKLADSLRKATRSVQESREARDDKRAKNALLDYENTLEKFIPVTMAQAKIYWDLENYAQAETIFYKSVEFCNENDTWRLHVAHVLFMQEKFKEAIAFYEPIVKKNYNNILSVSAIVLANLCVSHIMTAQNEEAEELMRKIEKEEERLYYQEPEKKVFHLCIVNLVIGTLYCSKGNYEFGISRVIKSLEPYNKKLGMDTWFYAKRCMLSLIENMTKHIIVMRDSFYNECLVFLNQCEFHGKEVATMPEEEESTGKKELNNVTCEARLLKSLILRQLEY, encoded by the exons atgtcaaaaattgcTGATGGTAACTACACTACAGTTATTTACACATTg ATCAAAgagaaacaatataatgatgtTATTGAAATCATTAATAACATGTCGGATAACAATAGAAAT ACAAGACCTGGCTTATCTTTATTAGCTTACTGCTACTATTATACAGATGACTTCCAAAATGCATCAACGATATATGAACAGCTGGCCGCACTGTGGCCACAGGAGGTTGATTATAAGTTACAACATGCTCAATCACTTTACTCTGCTGGACGATATGAAGATGCTTTGAGAGCAGCGAATGGTATTACTGCAAGTGGTTATGAAAACAAA GTTCGAAAACTAACTGCCGCAATTAGATATGGTATGGAAGATATAGCAGGCGCCCGATCTTTGTTAGAAACTAATTCTGGTCTTAATGATGATCCGGACACAGACATAAACTATGGATGCCTACTCTACAAg gaGAATCGGTACGAAGAAGCTTTAcagaaatttttaaactcacAAACAATGTTGGGCTATAGGCCCCATTTGTCATACAGTGTTGCTCTATGTTATTACAAGTTAAAGGATTTCACCTCATCACTGAAACACATag gtGATATTATTGATAGAGGCATAAGAGAACACCCTGAACTAGGGATTGGCATGACTACTGAAGGAATTGAAGTTCGTAGTGTCGGTAACACTCTGACACTTCACGAATCAGCCTTGGTTGAAGCATTCAATTTGAAAGCTGCAATCCAGTTTGAAAAGAATgaca ttgACAGTGCAAGGGAAGCGATGACCGATATGCCACCAAGATGGGAAGAAGAATTGGACTCAGTCACATTACACAACCAAGCATTGTGTTCAATGGATATGTCACCTACACAAGGatttcataaattacaatttctcATGCAGCAGTCAACTTATCCACAAGAAACCTTACAAAATCTTCTGATTTTATACTGCAAACATGGATACCATGATTTGGCTTCTGACGTCATATCAACATACTCACCAGTCAAGGATAAATATCTATCTAac tatatacgAGAATTTGTAGATGCTGTAATTGCACAACAAACTTCACCCGATGAAGCATATCGCAAACTTGATAATATGGCAAATAAATTAGCTGATTCTTTGCGTAAAGCCACTCGTTCTGTACAAGAGTCAAGGGAAGCCAGAGATGATAAAAGAGCTAAGAATGCTTTACTTGATTATGAAAACACTCTTGAAaa ATTTATACCAGTCACTATGGCGCAAGCAAAAATCTATTGGGATCTAGAAAACTACGCTCAAGCAgaaaccatattttataaatctgttGAATTCTGTAATGAAAATGATACATGGCGATTACATGTAGcacatgttttatttatgcaaGAAAAATTCAAAGAAGCTATTGCGTTTTATGAaccaattgtaaaaaaaaattacaataat ATTCTTTCAGTGAGTGCCATTGTATTGGCCAATCTATGCGTGTCTCATATAATGACTGCACAGAATGAAGAAGCTGAGGAATTAatgagaaaaattgaaaaagaagAAGAACGACTTTATTATCAAGAacctgaaaaaaaagtttttcatcTTTGTATAGTCAATCTAGTTATTGg AACCTTATACTGCTCAAAAGGAAATTATGAATTTGGGATTTCAAGagttattaaaagtttagaaccttataataaaaaactgggAATGGACACATG GTTTTATGCTAAAAGATGTATGTTGTCATTGATTGAAAACATGACGAAACATATAATCGTTATGAGAGATTCGTTTTACAATGAATGTCTAGTGTTTCTTAATCAATGTGAAT ttcatgGCAAAGAGGTGGCAACAATGCCCGAAGAAGAGGAATCTACTGGCAAAAAAGAGTTGAACAATGTGACCTGTGAAGCAAGGCTTTTGAAATCACTCATACTTCGTCAGTTAGAGTACTAA
- the LOC126548829 gene encoding protein TAPT1 homolog, protein MGKVESATKKSNNSASLWDFIRVEFKRGYSLENDEKEFSDRREKVYTFMKIPLEVERFMFYGFCQCADSFLFVYTFLPLRALVALKSLIFNSISKFKDKHKKRRLSAAETCDLLKMAVLITCSMMLLPCDTSMMYHVIKSQSVIKLYIFFNMLEVGDRLFSSFGQDILDALFWTATEPKTSRREHFGVLPHFIIAVLYVFLHSILVLCQATTLNVAINSSHKALLAIMMSNNFVELKGSVFKKFDKTNLFQLSCSDVRERFHLFILLLIVVVQTMKEYQWTSESFWELMLDCIYVMISEMLIDWTKHAFITRFNEINLSVYSDYILSFAYDTAQSRHRKAFTDHSDLVARRMGFIPIPLGVVMIKVLTRCVSIDGRLASIILLLFTFTCLVTLKIVNLIYILGKACKLIDLHKTSLIKNHHIINGISCQDMATSPMRPPIRKKQSWSDNKENKPSPLIDVPPLGPTPMFANSNVDIKEACLNTQILEDIMESDLTHSDSDLNLSMIRDADTMSTKSA, encoded by the exons ATGGGCAAAGTTGAAAGCGCCACCAAGAAATCGAACAACTCCG cctcCTTATGGGATTTTATTCGCGTAGAATTTAAACGAGGCTATTCTTtagaaaatgatgaaaaagAATTTTCAGACAGAAGAGAAaaagtatatacttttatgaaaatacCTTTAGAAGTAGAGCGATTCATGTTTTATGGCTTTTGTCAG TGTGCAGATTCATTCctatttgtttatacattCCTACCATTACGGGCATTAGTAGCATTAAaatcgttaatttttaattccatatcaaaatttaa ggacaaacataaaaaaagacGGTTATCTGCAGCAGAGACATGTGACTTATTAAAGATGGCTGTACTAATAACATGTTCGATGATGTTATTGCCATGTGATACATCAATGATGTATCATGTAATTAAAAGCCAATCGGTTATtaagttgtatatattttttaacatgttagag gTCGGAGACAGATTATTTTCGTCATTTGGCCAAGACATTTTAGATGCATTGTTTTGGACCGCTACTGAACCTAAAACTAGTCGACGTGAACACTTTGGTGTTTTACCACATTTTATCATTGCAGTGCTCTATGTCT ttttacacAGTATTCTTGTATTATGCCAAGCTACCACATTGAATGTTGCCATTAATTCTAGTCACAAGGCATTACTAGCAATCATGATGtctaataat tttgtgGAGTTGAAGGGAAGCGTATTCAAAAAGTTTGACAAAACAAACTTGTTCCAATTATCATGCAGTGATGTTCGTGAACGATTTCatctattcatattattactaatagttGTAGTGCAAACAATGAAAGAATATCAATGGACTAGtg AATCATTTTGGGAGTTAATGCTTGACTGCATATATGTCATGATATCAGAAATGTTAATTGATTGGACAAAACATGCATTCATTACTAGGTTTAATGAAATCAATTTGTCAGTATATAGTGACTATATATTGAGTTTTGCTTATGACACTGCACAATCACGCCATAGAAAG GCATTCACTGATCATTCGGATTTGGTTGCACGACGAATGGGCTTTATTCCGATTCCACTAGGAGTAGTTATGATTAAGGTTCTTACTAGATGCGTATCTATTGATGGACGGCTAGCTTCCATAATTCTACtactatttacatttacatgTTTAGTCacattgaaaattgtaaatcttatctatatattagGAAAAGCTTGCAAATTAATAGATCTCCATAAAACG tctttaataaaaaatcatcacATTATAAATGGCATAAGCTGTCAAGACATGGCAACTAGTCCAATGAGACCACCAATCCGTAAAAAGCAGTCTTGGAGTgacaataaagaaaataaacctTCACCTCTGATTGATGTGCCGCCATTGGGGCCTACCCCAATGTTTGCTAATAGCAat gTCGATATAAAGGAGGCGTGCcttaatacacaaatattagaAGACATTATGGAATCAGATTTGACGCATAGCGACTCTGATTTAAACTTATCCATGATTCGTGATGCTGATACAATGAGTACAAAATCAGCTTGA